The Lepisosteus oculatus isolate fLepOcu1 chromosome 4, fLepOcu1.hap2, whole genome shotgun sequence genome window below encodes:
- the zfhx2 gene encoding zinc finger homeobox protein 2 isoform X5: MSAGPENVNLDEVSGASVDGRGDRATVWICPLCQRSLGDRQALSDHLTVGHSVLPSCLNRLLETAAPVSRATGEEETGAASSGGAPPSQTVSDPPPSVTAARPCSPSPPEPLQRSPDPGDGGPTSPDGEGTRVTVAARPDSPAEEEEKVEDGAVAPAGVDGSQSEPAASPGAPEGEPPNPARTGAPPPDAARPFKCNACLESFPSKSALGVHYSSPGHLQRMHAGEEGAAAPPRPFLSSKPYQCALCRVSYNHAFTLESHLRSVLHQTRCRDAGNSGSAKGAAGDQQQAATAPVTTKEGDRRRSAALPAPLLSSSPALSLLSSPVASAQAVSAFLTLLTSSSSSSPSPSPSPSAPAAAAPPQQLLLPLFLNGLAAGAGQDSPAVLAQSLPLLGLGPAQQALLNQRQACAAAAAGTAAPPHTPEERGGAEGAGSTEPEGEGPPEGRSPELGGEAEGGEGGEEGAGAEEEREEGEATPAGEQRSPEPGGKEREEEEEQQQQQQQQEEEEEEQQQQQQEEEERLEGEEDRDPDASGEGESKSAAAAACREAGEGRPGTRPELSEFQSQVLWAFLESRRGAASPLRDEDCEALARVAGMRQGEVRQWLEAARSWGGAREESPACGGGAREESPACGGGAREESPVCGGGAREEGTGDQLAMDLSRGRERGRESPPESCLTSDSELDGVYTSVIVTDDEGSSDGSLREGPPSPGAEAEDKGRGRGMVLRSSTVFLSDAEEEEEEEEGEGGGGGERAAAPRRARRKRKEEDEEEAALKRERMDSDVDLELDAVADPPAPPPPPPPPPGAVVFVPQRGVLQPLPLRLPFLSPYIISVPPGAVALGGLADAKRDGGRGRRRPGGPPAFPTPPAITRCSAPFPDPLNAPPPAPPGPATPPPLPPLPNGAACETALDLSLGKSHGSSSSSSSSSSSSSSSGSAGERAAATTTAAVARTTTTATAAPPRRGTGAADGPPLSTAAARLKPEPVGGSSNGAGGGGRAGALLLRDERDKEREREPSQRHPRARRYRDMRRSRTIIQSEQLDVLYGCYFKDPNPGKHEFERISEWVQLPKKVVQIWFQNMRARERKGEVRFISDGTLAAVGKPLIKFTWPLTLPIFTSSPGATAALGPPARRPEPGGAEGDEASGSCARAGARAAKPEGASPGPVALAPKPLPDGSSVLVVAPKPLARPAAPPCPAPKRKRGAGGGRGGAEEEDDEKSEEEEEEEEEGATERRGGGSGRAPARVPPAAEHRSAWPRRNGWPASGGGGGGGDWGRTSSFKINTLSREQLGLSAARAAAPAPSPAPAKPQPPARAAAGPQGGGLLVQQAAPRRPRTHLTSLQLSILQSCYETCPNPNALECETVGGELGLPLKVVQIWFQNTRAKEKRWRLQQQKQGSGSSPGEAGRKVDTSSGGFLLYNALRANRPILPKPVQLTVVEPAQPPALGQPPGRETLRGRCEACGVSFESRAAGRAHVFSPEHLATLRKTNFGQPPALLPAGAGAGALSSSASSSPATSAS; this comes from the exons ATGAGCGCCGGACCCGAAAACGTAAATTTGGAC gaggTCTCGGGTGCGAGTGTGGACGGCCGTGGCGATAGGGCGACTGTGTGGATCTGCCCCCTGTGTCAGCGCAGCCTTGGGGACAGGCAAGCCCTCTCTGACCACCTGACTGTGGGACACAGCGTGCTGCCTTCCTGTCTGAACAGACTGCTGGAAACT GCAGCCCCAGTGTCCCGGGCCACTGGAGAGGAAGAGACCGGGGCAGCCAGCAGCGGAG GTGCTCCCCCTTCCCAGACCGTCTCCGATCCTCCGCCCTCAGTCACAGCGGCTCGGCCCTGCTCCCCCTCGCCCCCTGAGCCGCTGCAGAGGTCCCCGGACCCCGGGGACGGGGGTCCCACCAGCCCGGACGGGGAGGGAACGCGGGTCACAGTAGCCGCCCGCCCAGACAGCCCCGccgaggaagaggagaaggtGGAGGACGGCGCCGTGGCCCCCGCGGGAGTGGACGGGTCCCAGAGCGAGCCCGCGGCGTCCCCCGGCGCCCCCGAGGGCGAGCCCCCGAACCCCGCGAGGACCGGGGCGCCCCCGCCGGACGCCGCGCGCCCCTTCAAGTGCAACGCCTGCCTGGAGTCCTTCCCCTCCAAGAGCGCCCTGGGGGTCCACTACAGCTCCCCCGGCCACCTGCAGCGCATGCACGCGGGCGAGGAGGGCGCCGCGGCGCCGCCCCGCCCCTTCCTGTCCAGCAAGCCCTACCAGTGCGCGCTCTGCCGCGTCTCCTACAACCACGCCTTCACGCTGGAGAGCCACCTGCGCTCCGTGCTGCACCAGACGCGCTGCCGCGACGCCGGGAATTCTGGGAGCGCCAAGGGCGCCGCCGGGGACCAGCAGCAGGCGGCGACGGCGCCTGTGACGACCAAAGAGGGGGACAGGCGGCGCTCCGCTGCGCTCCCTGCGCCCCTGCTGTCTTCCTCCCCGGCCCTCTCGCTCCTCTCCTCCCCCGTGGCCTCCGCCCAGGCCGTGTCCGCCTTCCTCACCCTcctcacctcctcctcctcctcctcgccctCGCCCTCGCCCTCCCCCtccgcccccgccgccgccgcccccccgCAGCAGCTGCTGCTGCCCCTCTTCCTGAACGGGCTGGCGGCCGGCGCCGGCCAGGACTCCCCCGCGGTCCTGGCCCAGTCCCTGCCCCTGCTGGGGCTCGGCCCggcccagcaagccctgctgaACCAGAGGCAGGCCtgcgcggcggcggcggcgggaaCCGCAGCACCGCCCCACACGCCGGAGGAGAGGGGCGGGGCCGAAGGGGCAGGGTCCACAGAGCCTGAAGGGGAGGGGCCGCCGGAGGGGCGGAGTCCCGAGCTCGGGGGCGAGGCggagggaggggagggaggagaggaaggAGCGGGAGCcgaggaggagagagaagagggcGAGGCGACCCCCGCGGGAGAGCAAAGGAGCCCGGAGCCCGGCGggaaggagagggaggaggaagaggagcagcagcagcagcagcagcagcaggaggaggaggaagaggagcagcagcagcagcagcaggaggaagaggagaggttGGAGGGAGAGGAAGATCGCGATCCTGACGCCAGCGGCGAGGGAGAGAGCAAGagcgcggcggcggcggcgtgcCGGGAGGCGGGAGAGGGCCGTCCCGGGACCCGGCCCGAGCTGTCGGAGTTCCAGTCGCAGGTGCTGTGGGCCTTCCTGGAGTCGCGGCGCGGGGCCGCCAGCCCCCTGCGCGACGAGGACTGCGAGGCACTGGCCCGGGTGGCCGGCATGAGGCAGGGCGAGGTGAGGCAGTGGCTGGAGGCCGCCCGGAGCTGGGGCGGGGCCAGGGAGGAGAGCCCCGCCTGCGGGGGCGGGGCCAGGGAGGAGAGCCCCGCCTGCGGGGGCGGGGCCAGGGAGGAGAGCCCCGTCTGCGGGGGCGGGGCCAGGGAGGAGGGGACGGGGGACCAGCTGGCCATGGACCTGTCGCGCGGCCGGGAGCGGGGCCGGGAGAGCCCGCCAGAGTCCTGCCTGACCTCGGACTCGGAGCTGGACGGCGTGTACACCTCGGTCATCGTCACGGACGATGAGGGCAGCTCGGACGGCTCGCTGAGGGAGGGGCCCCCCAGCCCCGGGGCCGAGGCGGAGGACAAGGGGCGGGGCCGGGGCATGGTGCTGCGCTCCTCCACCGTCTTCCTCTCGGAcgccgaggaggaggaggaggaggaagagggggagggcgggggcgggggcgaGAGGGCGGCAGCCCCCCGGCGggcgaggaggaagaggaaggaggaggatgaggaggagGCGGCCCTGAAGAGGGAGCGGATGGACTCGGACGTGGACCTGGAGCTGGACGCCGTGGCCGACCCCcccgcgccgccgccgccgccgccccccccgCCGGGGGCCGTGGTCTTCGTCCCGCAGCGCGGGGTGCTGCAGCCCCTGCCCCTGCGGCTGCCCTTCCTCAGCCCCTACATCATCTCCGTGCCGCCGGGGGCCGTGGCGCTGGGGGGGCTGGCCGACGCCAAGCGGGACGGGGGGCGCGGCCGCAGGAGGCCCGGGGGGCCCCCCGCCTTCCCCACCCCCCCGGCCATCACCCGCTGCTCGGCGCCCTTCCCCGACCCCCTGAACGCGCCCCCGCCCGCCCCGCCGGGCCCCGCCACGCCGCCGCCGCTCCCGCCGCTGCCCAACGGCGCGGCCTGCGAGACGGCGCTGGACCTCAGCCTGGGCAAGAGCCAcggctcctcctcttcctcttcctcctcctcttcctcctcttcctcctcggGCTCTGCCGGCGAGCGGGCGGCCGCGACGACGACGGCGGCGGTGGCGAGGACGACGACGACGGCGACAGCGGCTCCGCCCCGCAGGGGGACGGGGGCGGCAGACGGCCCGCCGCTGAGCACCGCGGCCGCGCGGCTGAAGCCGGAGCCGGTTGGCGGGAGCAGCAACGGCGCGGGAGGCGGCGGGAGGGCCGGCGCGCTCCTGCTGCGGGACGAGCGGGACAAGGAGCGGGAGCGGGAGCCCAGCCAGAGGCACCCGCGGGCCCGGCGGTACCGGGACATGCGGCGCTCGCGGACCATCATCCAGAGCGAGCAGCTGGACGTGCTGTACGGCTGCTACTTCAAGGACCCGAACCCGGGCAAGCACGAGTTCGAGCGCATCTCCGAGTGGGTGCAGCTGCCCAAGAAGGTGGTCCAGATCTGGTTCCAGAACATGCGGGCCCGCGAGCGCAAGGGCGAGGTCCGCTTCATCAGCGACGGCACGCTGGCGGCCGTGGGCAAGCCGCTCATCAAGTTCACCTGGCCGCTCACGCTGCCCATCTTCACCAGCAGCCCCGGCGCCACCGCCGCGCTGGGCCCGCCCGCCCGCCGGCCCGAGCCCGGGGGCGCCGAGGGGGACGAGGCCTCGGGCAGCTGCGCGCGCGCCGGCGCCAGGGCCGCCAAGCCCGAGGGCGCCAGCCCCGGCCCCGTCGCCCTGGCGCCCAAGCCCCTGCCGGACGGCTCCTCCGTGCTGGTGGTGGCGCCCAAGCCGCTGGCCCGCCCCGCCGCGCCCCCCTGCCCCGCGCCCAAGCGGAAGAGGGGCGCcggcggggggcgggggggggcggaggaggaggacgacGAGAagagcgaggaggaggaggaggaggaggaggaaggcgcCACCGAGAGACGAGGAGGGGGGAGCGGCCGGGCGCCGGCGAGGGTGCCCCCCGCCGCTGAGCACCGCTCGGCGTGGCCCAGGAGGAACGGCTGGCCGGCGAgcggaggcggcggcggcggcggcgactGGGGCCGGACCTCCAGCTTCAAGATCAACACGCTGTCCCGCGAGCAGCTGGGCCTGTCGGCCGCCCGGGCCGCCGCCCCCGCGCCCAGCCCCGCCCCCGCCAAGCCCCAGCCGCCGGCCCGCGCCGCGGCCGGCCCGCAGGGGGGGGGGCTGCTCGTGCAGCAGGCCGCGCCGCGCCGGCCCCGCACCCACCTCACCTCGCTGCAGCTCTCCATCCTGCAGTCCTGCTACGAGACCTGCCCCAACCCCAACGCGCTGGAGTGCGAGACGGTGGGCGGCGAGCTGGGCCTGCCGCTGAAGGTCGTGCAGATCTGGTTCCAGAACACGCGCGCCAAGGAGAAGCGCTGGCGGCTGCAGCAGCAGAAGCAG
- the zfhx2 gene encoding zinc finger homeobox protein 2 isoform X3 — MSAGPENVNLDVCISEVSGASVDGRGDRATVWICPLCQRSLGDRQALSDHLTVGHSVLPSCLNRLLETAAPVSRATGEEETGAASSGGAPPSQTVSDPPPSVTAARPCSPSPPEPLQRSPDPGDGGPTSPDGEGTRVTVAARPDSPAEEEEKVEDGAVAPAGVDGSQSEPAASPGAPEGEPPNPARTGAPPPDAARPFKCNACLESFPSKSALGVHYSSPGHLQRMHAGEEGAAAPPRPFLSSKPYQCALCRVSYNHAFTLESHLRSVLHQTRCRDAGNSGSAKGAAGDQQQAATAPVTTKEGDRRRSAALPAPLLSSSPALSLLSSPVASAQAVSAFLTLLTSSSSSSPSPSPSPSAPAAAAPPQQLLLPLFLNGLAAGAGQDSPAVLAQSLPLLGLGPAQQALLNQRQACAAAAAGTAAPPHTPEERGGAEGAGSTEPEGEGPPEGRSPELGGEAEGGEGGEEGAGAEEEREEGEATPAGEQRSPEPGGKEREEEEEQQQQQQQQEEEEEEQQQQQQEEEERLEGEEDRDPDASGEGESKSAAAAACREAGEGRPGTRPELSEFQSQVLWAFLESRRGAASPLRDEDCEALARVAGMRQGEVRQWLEAARSWGGAREESPACGGGAREESPACGGGAREESPVCGGGAREEGTGDQLAMDLSRGRERGRESPPESCLTSDSELDGVYTSVIVTDDEGSSDGSLREGPPSPGAEAEDKGRGRGMVLRSSTVFLSDAEEEEEEEEGEGGGGGERAAAPRRARRKRKEEDEEEAALKRERMDSDVDLELDAVADPPAPPPPPPPPPGAVVFVPQRGVLQPLPLRLPFLSPYIISVPPGAVALGGLADAKRDGGRGRRRPGGPPAFPTPPAITRCSAPFPDPLNAPPPAPPGPATPPPLPPLPNGAACETALDLSLGKSHGSSSSSSSSSSSSSSSGSAGERAAATTTAAVARTTTTATAAPPRRGTGAADGPPLSTAAARLKPEPVGGSSNGAGGGGRAGALLLRDERDKEREREPSQRHPRARRYRDMRRSRTIIQSEQLDVLYGCYFKDPNPGKHEFERISEWVQLPKKVVQIWFQNMRARERKGEVRFISDGTLAAVGKPLIKFTWPLTLPIFTSSPGATAALGPPARRPEPGGAEGDEASGSCARAGARAAKPEGASPGPVALAPKPLPDGSSVLVVAPKPLARPAAPPCPAPKRKRGAGGGRGGAEEEDDEKSEEEEEEEEEGATERRGGGSGRAPARVPPAAEHRSAWPRRNGWPASGGGGGGGDWGRTSSFKINTLSREQLGLSAARAAAPAPSPAPAKPQPPARAAAGPQGGGLLVQQAAPRRPRTHLTSLQLSILQSCYETCPNPNALECETVGGELGLPLKVVQIWFQNTRAKEKRWRLQQQKQGSGSSPGEAGRKVDTSSGGFLLYNALRANRPILPKPVQLTVVEPAQPPALGQPPGRETLRGRCEACGVSFESRAAGRAHVFSPEHLATLRKTNFGQPPALLPAGAGAGALSSSASSSPATSAS, encoded by the exons ATGAGCGCCGGACCCGAAAACGTAAATTTGGACGTGTGTATTtcg gaggTCTCGGGTGCGAGTGTGGACGGCCGTGGCGATAGGGCGACTGTGTGGATCTGCCCCCTGTGTCAGCGCAGCCTTGGGGACAGGCAAGCCCTCTCTGACCACCTGACTGTGGGACACAGCGTGCTGCCTTCCTGTCTGAACAGACTGCTGGAAACT GCAGCCCCAGTGTCCCGGGCCACTGGAGAGGAAGAGACCGGGGCAGCCAGCAGCGGAG GTGCTCCCCCTTCCCAGACCGTCTCCGATCCTCCGCCCTCAGTCACAGCGGCTCGGCCCTGCTCCCCCTCGCCCCCTGAGCCGCTGCAGAGGTCCCCGGACCCCGGGGACGGGGGTCCCACCAGCCCGGACGGGGAGGGAACGCGGGTCACAGTAGCCGCCCGCCCAGACAGCCCCGccgaggaagaggagaaggtGGAGGACGGCGCCGTGGCCCCCGCGGGAGTGGACGGGTCCCAGAGCGAGCCCGCGGCGTCCCCCGGCGCCCCCGAGGGCGAGCCCCCGAACCCCGCGAGGACCGGGGCGCCCCCGCCGGACGCCGCGCGCCCCTTCAAGTGCAACGCCTGCCTGGAGTCCTTCCCCTCCAAGAGCGCCCTGGGGGTCCACTACAGCTCCCCCGGCCACCTGCAGCGCATGCACGCGGGCGAGGAGGGCGCCGCGGCGCCGCCCCGCCCCTTCCTGTCCAGCAAGCCCTACCAGTGCGCGCTCTGCCGCGTCTCCTACAACCACGCCTTCACGCTGGAGAGCCACCTGCGCTCCGTGCTGCACCAGACGCGCTGCCGCGACGCCGGGAATTCTGGGAGCGCCAAGGGCGCCGCCGGGGACCAGCAGCAGGCGGCGACGGCGCCTGTGACGACCAAAGAGGGGGACAGGCGGCGCTCCGCTGCGCTCCCTGCGCCCCTGCTGTCTTCCTCCCCGGCCCTCTCGCTCCTCTCCTCCCCCGTGGCCTCCGCCCAGGCCGTGTCCGCCTTCCTCACCCTcctcacctcctcctcctcctcctcgccctCGCCCTCGCCCTCCCCCtccgcccccgccgccgccgcccccccgCAGCAGCTGCTGCTGCCCCTCTTCCTGAACGGGCTGGCGGCCGGCGCCGGCCAGGACTCCCCCGCGGTCCTGGCCCAGTCCCTGCCCCTGCTGGGGCTCGGCCCggcccagcaagccctgctgaACCAGAGGCAGGCCtgcgcggcggcggcggcgggaaCCGCAGCACCGCCCCACACGCCGGAGGAGAGGGGCGGGGCCGAAGGGGCAGGGTCCACAGAGCCTGAAGGGGAGGGGCCGCCGGAGGGGCGGAGTCCCGAGCTCGGGGGCGAGGCggagggaggggagggaggagaggaaggAGCGGGAGCcgaggaggagagagaagagggcGAGGCGACCCCCGCGGGAGAGCAAAGGAGCCCGGAGCCCGGCGggaaggagagggaggaggaagaggagcagcagcagcagcagcagcagcaggaggaggaggaagaggagcagcagcagcagcagcaggaggaagaggagaggttGGAGGGAGAGGAAGATCGCGATCCTGACGCCAGCGGCGAGGGAGAGAGCAAGagcgcggcggcggcggcgtgcCGGGAGGCGGGAGAGGGCCGTCCCGGGACCCGGCCCGAGCTGTCGGAGTTCCAGTCGCAGGTGCTGTGGGCCTTCCTGGAGTCGCGGCGCGGGGCCGCCAGCCCCCTGCGCGACGAGGACTGCGAGGCACTGGCCCGGGTGGCCGGCATGAGGCAGGGCGAGGTGAGGCAGTGGCTGGAGGCCGCCCGGAGCTGGGGCGGGGCCAGGGAGGAGAGCCCCGCCTGCGGGGGCGGGGCCAGGGAGGAGAGCCCCGCCTGCGGGGGCGGGGCCAGGGAGGAGAGCCCCGTCTGCGGGGGCGGGGCCAGGGAGGAGGGGACGGGGGACCAGCTGGCCATGGACCTGTCGCGCGGCCGGGAGCGGGGCCGGGAGAGCCCGCCAGAGTCCTGCCTGACCTCGGACTCGGAGCTGGACGGCGTGTACACCTCGGTCATCGTCACGGACGATGAGGGCAGCTCGGACGGCTCGCTGAGGGAGGGGCCCCCCAGCCCCGGGGCCGAGGCGGAGGACAAGGGGCGGGGCCGGGGCATGGTGCTGCGCTCCTCCACCGTCTTCCTCTCGGAcgccgaggaggaggaggaggaggaagagggggagggcgggggcgggggcgaGAGGGCGGCAGCCCCCCGGCGggcgaggaggaagaggaaggaggaggatgaggaggagGCGGCCCTGAAGAGGGAGCGGATGGACTCGGACGTGGACCTGGAGCTGGACGCCGTGGCCGACCCCcccgcgccgccgccgccgccgccccccccgCCGGGGGCCGTGGTCTTCGTCCCGCAGCGCGGGGTGCTGCAGCCCCTGCCCCTGCGGCTGCCCTTCCTCAGCCCCTACATCATCTCCGTGCCGCCGGGGGCCGTGGCGCTGGGGGGGCTGGCCGACGCCAAGCGGGACGGGGGGCGCGGCCGCAGGAGGCCCGGGGGGCCCCCCGCCTTCCCCACCCCCCCGGCCATCACCCGCTGCTCGGCGCCCTTCCCCGACCCCCTGAACGCGCCCCCGCCCGCCCCGCCGGGCCCCGCCACGCCGCCGCCGCTCCCGCCGCTGCCCAACGGCGCGGCCTGCGAGACGGCGCTGGACCTCAGCCTGGGCAAGAGCCAcggctcctcctcttcctcttcctcctcctcttcctcctcttcctcctcggGCTCTGCCGGCGAGCGGGCGGCCGCGACGACGACGGCGGCGGTGGCGAGGACGACGACGACGGCGACAGCGGCTCCGCCCCGCAGGGGGACGGGGGCGGCAGACGGCCCGCCGCTGAGCACCGCGGCCGCGCGGCTGAAGCCGGAGCCGGTTGGCGGGAGCAGCAACGGCGCGGGAGGCGGCGGGAGGGCCGGCGCGCTCCTGCTGCGGGACGAGCGGGACAAGGAGCGGGAGCGGGAGCCCAGCCAGAGGCACCCGCGGGCCCGGCGGTACCGGGACATGCGGCGCTCGCGGACCATCATCCAGAGCGAGCAGCTGGACGTGCTGTACGGCTGCTACTTCAAGGACCCGAACCCGGGCAAGCACGAGTTCGAGCGCATCTCCGAGTGGGTGCAGCTGCCCAAGAAGGTGGTCCAGATCTGGTTCCAGAACATGCGGGCCCGCGAGCGCAAGGGCGAGGTCCGCTTCATCAGCGACGGCACGCTGGCGGCCGTGGGCAAGCCGCTCATCAAGTTCACCTGGCCGCTCACGCTGCCCATCTTCACCAGCAGCCCCGGCGCCACCGCCGCGCTGGGCCCGCCCGCCCGCCGGCCCGAGCCCGGGGGCGCCGAGGGGGACGAGGCCTCGGGCAGCTGCGCGCGCGCCGGCGCCAGGGCCGCCAAGCCCGAGGGCGCCAGCCCCGGCCCCGTCGCCCTGGCGCCCAAGCCCCTGCCGGACGGCTCCTCCGTGCTGGTGGTGGCGCCCAAGCCGCTGGCCCGCCCCGCCGCGCCCCCCTGCCCCGCGCCCAAGCGGAAGAGGGGCGCcggcggggggcgggggggggcggaggaggaggacgacGAGAagagcgaggaggaggaggaggaggaggaggaaggcgcCACCGAGAGACGAGGAGGGGGGAGCGGCCGGGCGCCGGCGAGGGTGCCCCCCGCCGCTGAGCACCGCTCGGCGTGGCCCAGGAGGAACGGCTGGCCGGCGAgcggaggcggcggcggcggcggcgactGGGGCCGGACCTCCAGCTTCAAGATCAACACGCTGTCCCGCGAGCAGCTGGGCCTGTCGGCCGCCCGGGCCGCCGCCCCCGCGCCCAGCCCCGCCCCCGCCAAGCCCCAGCCGCCGGCCCGCGCCGCGGCCGGCCCGCAGGGGGGGGGGCTGCTCGTGCAGCAGGCCGCGCCGCGCCGGCCCCGCACCCACCTCACCTCGCTGCAGCTCTCCATCCTGCAGTCCTGCTACGAGACCTGCCCCAACCCCAACGCGCTGGAGTGCGAGACGGTGGGCGGCGAGCTGGGCCTGCCGCTGAAGGTCGTGCAGATCTGGTTCCAGAACACGCGCGCCAAGGAGAAGCGCTGGCGGCTGCAGCAGCAGAAGCAG